CCGGTGACCTCGTCGGGAATGCGCAGCAGGTTCGGGCACTCCCACATGTATCCGAAGCTGTCGAAGCGGCCATCGGCGTCGGGCAGCTCCAGCTCGCCCACCAGGTCCCAGGCCCGCAGATCGTGCGAGTGATACACCAGGACACAGCCGGTGAGATCGTCCCGCTGGGCACCGATGCACATCCGCCAGTGGTCGCCTTCGGCGACCACCTGGGGATCACGGAAGTGAGCGGTGTAGCCGGGCGGCGGTCCGGCGATCAGCGGATTGTCCGCGTCCTTGACGAAAGTCACCAGGTCGGAGCTGGTCACCAGGCACTGGTAGCTTTCTCGCTCCCCGGCGTCGGTCTTCACATTGCCGGTGTAGTGAAACCAGACGTCACCATCGTGGACGATCGCGCCCCCGGAATAGGCGCCGCAGCGGTCGTACCAGCTGTCCGGATAGATCGCCGGCCGATGATGGCGCCAATGCACCAGGTCTTCGGACGAGGCGTGTCCCCAGTGCACCAGCTTGTCCTGCGGGAAGCCGGGTCCGTACTGGAAGAAGGCGTGGTAGACGCCGTCGGCCACCACCAGGCCATTGGGATCGTTCAGCCGCCCCCGCGCCGGCGCGAGGTGAAAGCATGGATAATCAGGATCGGTGCTGGTCAGCATCACTGGCAAACCAGGCGAGTCGTCAGTAACTCCTATCACGGTGGTTACTATAGCTGAAACTGCCAATCGATTGACATACATCGGTGAGACATTTCGACCCTGTCGAACCGGTCAAGAACCCCGTCGGCTGTGAACCACCAGAGATCAACCACCGCCTCGGCCGTGCCGAGGACGACATCAAAGGTGCGGTAGGGTCCTGCACAGGCAAGCGGAAGAGGAACGGCAATGACCACGGCGGAGATCATCAGGCTGCTTGCACTGTGCGCACACATCATCTTCGGATTCGTCGCCGCGGTGGTCATCTCTTTGCGACGCAAGCCCGCCACAGCGATCGCCTGGATCCTGACGATCGTGTTCATCCCGATTCTGGGCGCGGTCGCCTTCTTCCTGGTCGGCTTCGGCAGGCTTCCCAAAGCGCGCCGCGACAAGCAGCGCGCGGTGAGCACCCGGATGCTCGAGCGCTCCGGCGTGTCGGACCACGTCGCCGGGCCGGGCGTCCCTGATTGGCTCGATACCGCCGTCGTGCTCAACCAGCGGCTGGGCGCGCTGCCCATGGTGACCGGCAGCAGCACGATCCTCATCGAGGACTACCAGGGTTCCCTCGATGCGATGATCGCCGACATCGATGCGGCGCAGGAGTTCGTCCACGTCGAGTTCTACATCCTCGTCCGCGATCAGACCACGCGCCCGCTGTTCGATGCGCTCGCCCGCGCAGTTGAGCGCGGCGTCGCCGTCCGGGTGCTGTCGGATTTTGTCTCGGGGCTGATGTTCCCCCGGCGAAAGGAGACCATCCGGGCGCTGCGCGAGATGGGAGCGCAGTGGCATCCGATGTTGCCGCTGCGTCCCTGGCGAGGCCAGTGGCAGCGCCCCGATCTGCGCAATCACCGCAAGCTCGTGGTGGTGGACGGACGGGTGGGCTACACCGGATCGCAGAACCTCATCGACGAGACCTACCTCAAACCCAAGAACGTCAAGCGCGGGCTGCATTGGCTCGAACTCATGGTGCGTCTGGAGGGTCCGATCGTCGGCGAACTCGACGCCGTCTTCGTCACCGACTGGTATTCCGAGACCGAAGAGCTGCTGTCCTTGGAAACCCACGCGTCCGGCGCATCCGAAGACGCACCCTCGGGCTCGGGCAGCGCCGAGCTGGTCCGAAGCGTCGATGCGCAGGTCATTCCGAGCGGCCCGAGCTTCGAGAACGACAACAACCTCAAGTTGTTCATCATGCTGATCCACAACGCCCGCAAACGGATCAGCATCACCAGCCCATATTTCGTCCCCGACGAGTCGACGATGATGGCACTGGTCACCGCGGCCTCACGCGGCCTCGATGTCGAGCTGTTCGTCTCGGAGATCGCCGATCAGCTCCTGGTGGCCCACGCGCAGCGCTCGTACTACGCCGAACTTCTCGATGCCGGCGTGGCGATCTGGCTCTACCGCGCGCCAACCGTCCTGCACTCCAAGCACTTCACCATCGACGACGACATCGCCGTGATCGGGTCGAGCAATATGGACATCCGGTCGTTCAGCCTGAACATGGAGGTGTCGGTACTGGTCAGCAGCCGCGAGTTCACCGACCGCATGCGCATCGTCGAAGACCACTACCGGGCGCAGAGCTTTCGTCTCGACGCGGACGAATGGGCGCGCCGACCGCTGGGCGGAAAGGTGCTGGACGGCCTGGCCCGGCTCACCTCCGCCCTGCAGTAGGCGCGTCGATCGGCTCAGCGGAACATCACGCGGGTGGCCTTGGCGAGCACCCGTGGATCCTTCTCGTAGTGGTGAAGCTTGGTCAGCGGCAGATCGAGTCCGAGCAGTGTGTAGACGGCGACCTGTGCGCAGCGCACCGAGTACTGCTCGGTGAAGACCATGTCGAACGGCATCTCGGCGAACTGGCTGATGAAGGCCAGGTTCTTGGAGCCGGCCGGTACGACGAGCGGACGATCGAGCGTCGTGCGCTGGTTGAACAAGGCTGACGCGTACGGCATGTGGGCCGGCACCACATTGACGACCGTCGCCATCAACTCATCGGTGCGGTTCGAGATCGGATCAGCCGTGGTGTCGATGCGCCCCAGATGTCCGAGGGTCTCCAGCAGCATCTCCCGCCCGGTCATCTCGATGAACGGCTTGTCGATGAAGTCGCCGTGGCGGCGCGGGTACAGCGCGTAGCCCCAGAAGACGCCTTCCTCCGGCTTCTGCGCATGGTAGTGCGGCTGGTGATGCACGACCAGCGAGATCAGCGGAGTCGAGTCGACGAAGGTATTCAGCGCATTGCCGGGCAGCTGCCGGGTCAACCGGGAGATCTCGTTGATCAGCCGGTGGTCGGAGGTCGTGACGGTGAAGCTCGTCCACTCCGACTGAGTGCGATCGTTGAAGAACTTGTCGGGGTTGCCCAGATTGTAGAAGCGCTCCGCGGCCTGCTTCCACAGCAGAGCCGACGGTGCATACCGCTGGTCCTCGACGATTGCGGTGTCCAGATCGCCGATCGAGGTGGAATCGGTGATCGAGCCATTGGTGTCGAAGACCAGATCGTCGGGGCCGACCTCGATCATGGCCTCGGCGTCGGCGTTGTGGACCTCGACGTACTTGAGGCCGGTCACGATGATGTCGTCGCGCAGCGGGGTGTCGGCGAAGACGAACTCGGTCACCTTCCGGTTGTTGATGAAAGTGACACCCTGTCCCTGCAGGTAGCTGCGCATCGGCAAGATGACCGATTCGTACTGGTTGTACGGGGTTCGGGTGACGCCTTCCAGCGTGTTGATCCGCGAGAACTCCAGGATCATCCGGTTCATGTAGCGGCGCAGTTCGGCTACCGAGGAGACATCCTTGAACGCGAACGTGGTCTGCCACATCCACCAGAAGTTCGTCTCGAAGAACTCCGGGGTCTCGGCGAACCACTCGCGAATCGAGATGTCGTCGAGTTCATGCTCGCGCGACTCGGGCAGCATCATGAGCTTGGTCAGCAGATAGCGCTGCTTGTTGGTGAACTGCATGTGCCGGTATCCGTTCGGTCCGCTCACCCGCAGCCCGTTCGAGTCAATCAGCCGACCGATGTCCTTGGTCGGATGGGCATGGTCAAAATCAAGAATCTCCTCGGTGACCGATTTGCCGGGGTGGTCAAGCGAGGGCACGCTGCCCAGGACATCCCAGAAGTTCTCGTAGGTCTCCTCGTTGAGCATGCGCCCACCGCGGTTGAGGTAGCCCCGGGAATTGCTCAGTGGGCCATAGCCGTATTCCGTTTCGAAGTCCTTGGTCGCGGCGCCATCGTTCGCGCCGTGGGTATCGAGCCCCAGCATCGTGATCTGGTGGCCGTCCCAGCCACCGTCGCGAATCAAGTAGACAGCGGCCGCGAGGTTCCCGATCCCCGTCCCGATCATGTATGCGTTGCGAGTCATGCGAGTTGTCTCAACTTTCACTAGCAGCGACGTCCTTTGCGGACTAACAAAACTGACTGTACTCTATTTAGAGTGCAGTCCGAAATGCTACTATGCCGCACATAGGGATCTTTCGGGGAAACCCCTGCGGAAGAACGAGGTGAGATGATGGATGCGCAGGAGCTGTCCTCGGCGCCGGTGCGCTCATTACGTGAGCGCAAGAAGACAGCGAAGCAGAGCAGAATCCTGGACGCGGCCGCCCGGCTGTTCGCCGAGAAGGGCTATGCCGCTGTGACCACCTCGGAGATCGCCGCAGCGGCCGATGTCGGAGTGGGCACCCTGTTCCGTTATGCCGGGTCGAAGGCCGAGTTGCTGGTTTCGGTGATGAATGACCGGCTCGCCGAAGGCATCGAGGCGGGTCTCGCCGAGGCCAAAGGTGGCCGGACGATCACCGAGTCGATTCTGGCCATCCTGCGTCCGCTCAGCGAAGAGTCCATGACTCATCCCGAGAACATGATCGCCTATGAACGCGAGGCGCTTTTCGGCAGCGCCGAGCACCGCGATTCAGCCACCGCGAGCGTCTCGCGCGTCGAAGAGGCCATCCTCGAGGTCCTGCAGCTGCACCAGGCGCTCCCCCGCGACCCCTCCGCACAGCTCGGCGATATCGCACACATCATCTATGCCGTCTTGTATCTCGACCTCGTCAAGGTCGGTATCGGACATGCGAGCATCGCCGATCTGGAATCGAGCGTCGAACGGTCGGTGAATTTGCTGGTCGGCCCGCTTCTGGACAGTTGATCTGCACGACAGTCCGGCGCCCGGTCGCTGTGTATCGTGGGCTCCCGTGACCGGCCAGCTGCTACCCGCCCTGATGGCGATCCTGCTCGGCATCCTTGCCGGGGTGCTGTTGTTCGTCCCGTTCGTCGCGATTCAATACCGCCGCCAGGGACGGCTGACCGTGACGCAGACCGTGGTGTGGGCGGGCTTTCTGGTCTACGGGCTGGCGCTGTGGACCTATACCCTTTTGCCGCTGCCGGTGCCGGAGGAGATCCGCTGCGCGCCGAAGCAGCTGCGCCCGCTCCAGTTCATCGACGATGTCCTCGGCTATCCGATCGGATCGATCGGCGAGATCCTCCGGAATCCAGCGATCATGCAGGTGGCGCTCAATGTGCTGCTGTTCTTCCCGCTCGGTTTCTTTCTCAGATTCACACTGCGCCGCGGAGTCGTGGCGACCACAGCCATCGGATTTGTGATCTCGCTGCTCATCGAGACCACGCAGTTGACCGGCGTCTGGGGCATCTACCCCTGCGCGTACCGGATCTTCGATGTCGATGACCTACTCGCCAATACCGCGGGAGCCCTGCTCGGCGGGCTGTGCTCCCTGGCGCTGCGCCCCTGGCTCGCCCGTCGCGATGCGACCGTCCTGCCGGGCAAGCCGACACCGATTACCGTCTGGCGGCGCCTGCTGGGCATGCTGTGCGATGCGATGGTCGTCTGGCTCACCAGCGCACTTGCCGGCGTGATCTCGAATGCTTGGCAGCTGTATGTGCTCGCGATCCCGGCCACCGATCTCAATCAGAGCGTGACATCGGCAGTCACAGTGGCAGTCCCCCTGGTCCTGACGGCAGCGCTCACACTGGCCACCGGACGAAGTGCGGGCGATCTGGCAGTGCTCATCTGCTGGCAGAGCCGAATCCGTCCGCGACTTCTCGCCCGTCTGCTGCGCTATCTGTGCGGAGTCGGCGGCTGGCAGTTGCTCGTCGCGTTCGCCTCGCCCCTGGATTGGGTCTTCGCGGCGGCCGGCATCGTCGCCCTCCTGGCGACCACGGATCGCGGAGGACTACCCGGCATCGTGGCCCGGATGCGGCCAGTGGATTCGCGGGCTCCCAGCCACGATCCCCTCTGAGCAACACCCCGACCGGGTCGTCCCGGAGCAGCACGCAGTGACCCACCGGCCGGCGGCCCTGCACAGATAGCCGGATAAGGCTGATGCCGGCGGCCCCGTCCCATGGCGGTGCCGCCGGCATCAGCGCGGTAAGGAGACCGGACTCACAGCCTGCCGAGCAGGCTCCTGCTGATGATCAGGCGCTGCACCTCGCTGGTGCCCTCGTAGATGGTGGTGATGCGAGCATCACGGTAGAGACGCTCGGCAACGACGCCGCGGATGTAGCCGGAGCCACCGAGGATCTGAACCGCCTTGCCGGTATTGCGGATCGCAGCCTCACTGGCAAACAGCTTGGCCATCGAGCAGGCGGTGCCGGCGTCCTGTCCGGTGTCGAGCAGCTCGGCGCCCGCGTCGAGCAGCAGGCGAGCGGCGCGGTAGTCGGTCGCCATATCGGCCAGCGTGAACGCGATCGTCTGGAAGGCGCCGATGGGCTTCTTGAACTGGCGGCGAGTCTTCGCGTGCTCAGTGGCAGTGTCCAGAGCCGCGTGCGAAATCCCGTTTGCCAAAGCACCGATGCCGAGGCGGCCCTTCTCCAGAACGGACATGACCGCCGCAAAGCCGGCGCCTTCGGCCCCGAGCACCGCGTCGGCAGGCAGCCGGACATCGGTGAAGACGAACCCGCCGACCTGGGATGCGCGCTGGCCCATCTTGTGCTCGTGGTAGGCACGCTCAACACCTGGGGTGTCGACGGGCACCAGGAACATCGTCATGCCACCGTGGGTACGCTTTTCGGGATCGGTCAAGGCGAGCACCATGGCGAAGTCGGCGATCGGTGCATTGTGAATGAAGATCTTCTCGCCGTTGAGAATCCAGTCGCTGCCGTCGCGGTGCGCATTGGTCTTCAGGCCACCCAGATCCGAGCCGGCGTCGGCCTCGGTCAGGGCATAGCTGCAGCGCTGCGTGCCGGCGAGCAACCCGGGGAGATAACGTGCCTTCTGCTCGCTGGTCCCATGCTTGACCAGCAGCGAACTCACGAGCTCGACGAGCCCGCACTGATCGGCAACGCTGGCATAGCCATAGGCCAGCTCTTCCATCACGGTCACGTAGTCGGCCACGCAACCACCGACGCCACCGTCTTCTTCCGGCACGGTGATGCCGAGCAGCCCCAGCTCACCCAGCTGTGCATAGATCTCAGCCGGGAACCGCTCGGTCTCGTCGAGATCCGCCACGATCGGTGCGATGTTGTCGGCCGCGAACTCCCGCACCATAGCGGTCAACGCGGCGAGTTCTTCCTTCCGCGTAGTGTCTGCTTGGTCCATTGTGAACCTCCATGTTGGCATTGGACGCCCAGAAAGCGTTTTCTCACATCTTGCCCGCCTGCGGTCCTCAGCGCAAGTCCATGTCAGCTGATCGGCGTCGCCTCTCGGAGGGCCGGCCCAGTCGATTCGCGGACCACTACCGGCGAGGGGATCAGGCTCGCGGCGATCGGCGGCTGACCTCGAAGCACCTGCCTGAGAGCATTCCAGGCGTGCTCTCCCAACTGGGTCTTGAGACTGACCGCGGTCGTCAACGTCGGGCGGACATATCGCGCCATCTCGATATCGTCGAATCCGGTCACCGAGATGTCATTCGGCACCTTGAATCCGATTTCCCGGAGCCGGGCGATGACCCCCAGGGCCGCCAAATCGTTGTAGGCCATGATTGCGGTCGGCTCGAAATCCAGAGCGGCCGAGGCGGCGCGATAGCCGGCCTCGATGGTGGGCTCTCCCTCCACGACTGCCGCCTCGAAGCCGAACTCCCGCGCGTCGTGGATCCCGCGTAGTCGTTCGCGATTCTGCCACGACAAGGCCGAACCCGCCATATACACAACCCGCGAGTGACCGAGACCACTCAGATGCCGGCACAGCTCCAAGGTCGCCGAGCGGGTGTCCGCAAGCGCCATGGGCAACGCGATGCTCGGTTCCTGCCGATTGATCAGCACCATGGGGAACCCATCCGCGGACAGCGCCCGAAGGTCGTCACCAGGCATCCGCGGCGAAACCAGAATCAGACCATCGACGCTGGTGCGCAGACGCCGGCAGGCATCGAGTTCTTCCTTGACGTCACCGCCGGAATCGGAGACGAGAACTCGATATCCGTCGCCTTTGCTCTGCGCGACGATCGATTCCAAGATGTCGGTGAAATACGGGTTGCGCAGGTCGGGAACGACCACGCCGATCACCCGGTACGCGCCCGAGGCCAGACCCCTGGCAGCAGCATTCGGCCGATAGCCCAGACGACCGGCCGCAGCCCGGACATCGTCCACCATGGCCTGGTTGACGGTGGACTGACCATTGAGGACACGCGACACGGTCGCGATGGACACTCCGGCCTCCTTCGCGACGTCGCCAATGGTGACCTGCCTGACCATTACACTCCCTCCACCTGATTCGACACGCTACATCCGCGACAAACTGTAACTGCTTCGGCATCGATGCTGGCCGTCTTGCGCAAGCTCAGAATTCCAGCTAATCTCGTTTCAGAAAGCGCTTTCTCAAGGATGTGAGCGCCAACCGAGGAGAGCCATGAGAACGATAGTGCTGGTGAAGCATGTTCCCGACACCGAGCTACCCCGTCACCTGGACACCGCGACTGGGGCCATCGACATGTCCGGGGACAATGTCCTGGATGAGATCAACTCCCGGGCGCTGACCTGGGCTCTTGATCTGCGCAACGCCGCAGGTGGCGAGGTGATTGCGCTCACGATGGGGCCCAAGGCGGCCACCGAGAGCCTGCGCGCAGCGCTCGCCATCGGCGCGAACGAGGCCGTGCACATCATCGACGATGCGCAGCCGGGCCCAGATGCGATTGCGAGTTCCGCCGTGCTGGCGGCCGCGATCAAGCAGATCGGATTCGACTTGGTCGTCGCAGGCGACGCGTCCACCGATGGCAGCACCGGCGCCGTGCCCGCCATGCTGGCCGAGCGCCTCGGTGTCCCCCACCTCACCTATGTCACGGCTGCGAGCGTCGCCGGGCAGACCATCACCGCCACCCG
The Brooklawnia propionicigenes DNA segment above includes these coding regions:
- a CDS encoding TetR/AcrR family transcriptional regulator, whose amino-acid sequence is MDAQELSSAPVRSLRERKKTAKQSRILDAAARLFAEKGYAAVTTSEIAAAADVGVGTLFRYAGSKAELLVSVMNDRLAEGIEAGLAEAKGGRTITESILAILRPLSEESMTHPENMIAYEREALFGSAEHRDSATASVSRVEEAILEVLQLHQALPRDPSAQLGDIAHIIYAVLYLDLVKVGIGHASIADLESSVERSVNLLVGPLLDS
- a CDS encoding electron transfer flavoprotein subunit beta/FixA family protein; protein product: MRTIVLVKHVPDTELPRHLDTATGAIDMSGDNVLDEINSRALTWALDLRNAAGGEVIALTMGPKAATESLRAALAIGANEAVHIIDDAQPGPDAIASSAVLAAAIKQIGFDLVVAGDASTDGSTGAVPAMLAERLGVPHLTYVTAASVAGQTITATRDGGDVSYELTADLPAVVSVTEKIAEPKVPGFKGIMTAKRKPRRTLQLSDLGLDASSLAGGGWTITSVTPKPPRGKGHTITDDGTAAQQITDYLANLQIIGK
- a CDS encoding VanZ family protein, which produces MTGQLLPALMAILLGILAGVLLFVPFVAIQYRRQGRLTVTQTVVWAGFLVYGLALWTYTLLPLPVPEEIRCAPKQLRPLQFIDDVLGYPIGSIGEILRNPAIMQVALNVLLFFPLGFFLRFTLRRGVVATTAIGFVISLLIETTQLTGVWGIYPCAYRIFDVDDLLANTAGALLGGLCSLALRPWLARRDATVLPGKPTPITVWRRLLGMLCDAMVVWLTSALAGVISNAWQLYVLAIPATDLNQSVTSAVTVAVPLVLTAALTLATGRSAGDLAVLICWQSRIRPRLLARLLRYLCGVGGWQLLVAFASPLDWVFAAAGIVALLATTDRGGLPGIVARMRPVDSRAPSHDPL
- a CDS encoding LacI family DNA-binding transcriptional regulator, with protein sequence MVRQVTIGDVAKEAGVSIATVSRVLNGQSTVNQAMVDDVRAAAGRLGYRPNAAARGLASGAYRVIGVVVPDLRNPYFTDILESIVAQSKGDGYRVLVSDSGGDVKEELDACRRLRTSVDGLILVSPRMPGDDLRALSADGFPMVLINRQEPSIALPMALADTRSATLELCRHLSGLGHSRVVYMAGSALSWQNRERLRGIHDAREFGFEAAVVEGEPTIEAGYRAASAALDFEPTAIMAYNDLAALGVIARLREIGFKVPNDISVTGFDDIEMARYVRPTLTTAVSLKTQLGEHAWNALRQVLRGQPPIAASLIPSPVVVRESTGPALREATPIS
- a CDS encoding acyl-CoA dehydrogenase family protein, with translation MDQADTTRKEELAALTAMVREFAADNIAPIVADLDETERFPAEIYAQLGELGLLGITVPEEDGGVGGCVADYVTVMEELAYGYASVADQCGLVELVSSLLVKHGTSEQKARYLPGLLAGTQRCSYALTEADAGSDLGGLKTNAHRDGSDWILNGEKIFIHNAPIADFAMVLALTDPEKRTHGGMTMFLVPVDTPGVERAYHEHKMGQRASQVGGFVFTDVRLPADAVLGAEGAGFAAVMSVLEKGRLGIGALANGISHAALDTATEHAKTRRQFKKPIGAFQTIAFTLADMATDYRAARLLLDAGAELLDTGQDAGTACSMAKLFASEAAIRNTGKAVQILGGSGYIRGVVAERLYRDARITTIYEGTSEVQRLIISRSLLGRL
- the cls gene encoding cardiolipin synthase translates to MTTAEIIRLLALCAHIIFGFVAAVVISLRRKPATAIAWILTIVFIPILGAVAFFLVGFGRLPKARRDKQRAVSTRMLERSGVSDHVAGPGVPDWLDTAVVLNQRLGALPMVTGSSTILIEDYQGSLDAMIADIDAAQEFVHVEFYILVRDQTTRPLFDALARAVERGVAVRVLSDFVSGLMFPRRKETIRALREMGAQWHPMLPLRPWRGQWQRPDLRNHRKLVVVDGRVGYTGSQNLIDETYLKPKNVKRGLHWLELMVRLEGPIVGELDAVFVTDWYSETEELLSLETHASGASEDAPSGSGSAELVRSVDAQVIPSGPSFENDNNLKLFIMLIHNARKRISITSPYFVPDESTMMALVTAASRGLDVELFVSEIADQLLVAHAQRSYYAELLDAGVAIWLYRAPTVLHSKHFTIDDDIAVIGSSNMDIRSFSLNMEVSVLVSSREFTDRMRIVEDHYRAQSFRLDADEWARRPLGGKVLDGLARLTSALQ
- a CDS encoding oleate hydratase, which encodes MTRNAYMIGTGIGNLAAAVYLIRDGGWDGHQITMLGLDTHGANDGAATKDFETEYGYGPLSNSRGYLNRGGRMLNEETYENFWDVLGSVPSLDHPGKSVTEEILDFDHAHPTKDIGRLIDSNGLRVSGPNGYRHMQFTNKQRYLLTKLMMLPESREHELDDISIREWFAETPEFFETNFWWMWQTTFAFKDVSSVAELRRYMNRMILEFSRINTLEGVTRTPYNQYESVILPMRSYLQGQGVTFINNRKVTEFVFADTPLRDDIIVTGLKYVEVHNADAEAMIEVGPDDLVFDTNGSITDSTSIGDLDTAIVEDQRYAPSALLWKQAAERFYNLGNPDKFFNDRTQSEWTSFTVTTSDHRLINEISRLTRQLPGNALNTFVDSTPLISLVVHHQPHYHAQKPEEGVFWGYALYPRRHGDFIDKPFIEMTGREMLLETLGHLGRIDTTADPISNRTDELMATVVNVVPAHMPYASALFNQRTTLDRPLVVPAGSKNLAFISQFAEMPFDMVFTEQYSVRCAQVAVYTLLGLDLPLTKLHHYEKDPRVLAKATRVMFR